CCACGCGCAGACCGGCCAGCGCCCGCGACTTGGACATGGTCTGGATGACCACCAGATTGTCGTATTTTTCCAGCAGACCAACCGAGGACGTACCGCCAAAGTCCACATAAGCCTCATCCACCACTACCGTCGTGTCAGGGTTAGCGGAAAGAATCGCTTCAATGTCTTCCAGCGACAAAGGAATCCCGGTCGGCGCATTCGGATTGGCAAAAATAATGCCGGCGGGCGGCAGGCTGCGCTTGCGCACATAATCCTGCACATTCAGCGTGAAATCCTCGCGCAGCGGCACGATGTCAGCCGGCACGCCAAAGTACGAACAATACGTGGTGTAAAAGCTGTAGGTGATGTCCGGCAACAGGACCGGACGCACGCCGCGCAGGAACAAGGCGCTGAACACATGGGCCAGCACTTCGTCCGAGCCGTTGCCCAGGAAAACGTTATTGGCGTTGACGCCGTGATTGTGAGCCACCGCGTCACGCAGCTCCTGGGCGCTGTAGGACGGGTAAAGACGCAAATTATCGGTCGCCGCCTGACGAATCGCTTCCAGCGCTTTGGGCGACGGACCGTAAGGATGCTCGTTTGTGTTCAGCTTCAAGAGGTTATCCAGCTTGACCTGCTCACCCGGAACATAGGGAGAAAGTCCAGCGACATGATCACTCCACAAACGGCTCATTACGCATCCTTCAAATAAGGGTTCTTAGATGATTTGAATTCGATTCGCAAAGGGGTGCCTTCCAGCTTGAAGGCCTCGCGAAAACGGCTTTCCAGATAGCGGCGATAACTGTCCGAAATTGCGTCCAGGGCGTTGCCGTGAATCACCACGATCGGAGGGTTCATGCCCCCTTGGTGAGCATACCGCAACTTGGGACGGAAAATGCCTTTACGCGGCGGCTGTTGCTGTTCCACCGCTTCTTGCATCACACGGGTGAGCTTGGGTGTAGACAATTTCGAGAAAGCGGCGGCATGGGCCTCATTAACCGATTTGAGCAAGGGATTGATGCCCTGCCCTTTCAACGCCGACAAGGTGTGCATCTTGGCAAAGTTCAAAAAGCGCAGCTTGCGATCGAACTCGCGCTTGATCCACTCGCGCTGATACTCGTCCAGCCCGTCCCACTTGTTGATGCCCACCACCAGCGCACGCCCGGTTTCCACAACGAAGCCGGCAATACTGGCGTCCTGGTCGGAAATTTCCGTATGTGCGTCAATCATCAGCAAGACTACGTTGCAGGCCTCAATTGCCTGCAAGGTCTTGATCACCGAAAACTTTTCCACCGCCTCGAACACCTTGCCGCGCTTGCGCAGTCCGGCCGTGTCGATCAGGGTGTACTCCACCCCGTTGCGTTCGAACTCGATTTCGATGGCATCGCGAGTCGTTCCGGGCTGGTCAAAGGCAATCACACGCTCTTCACCGACCAGGGTATTGATCAGGGTGGATTTGCCCACATTGGGTCGGCCCACAATCGCCAGTTTGATACGGTGCTGGAATTGCTCGTCGTCCTGCCCATCCTGATCAGGCTCAGGACTGGGTACCTGCTCCAGGGCCAGATTGATCAGCTCTTCCACCCCGTCGCCGTGAGAGGCCGAAATCAGGTAAGGCTGGCCCAGGCCCAGCTCGTGAAACTCGACACCGCCAGCCTCATAGCGCATGCCCTCGGCCTTATTGACAGCCAGCAGCACTTTCTGACCCAGCTTGCGCAGTAACTGCGCAATTTCCAGGTCCAGCGCATTGACGCCCTCGCGGGCATCGACCAGGAAGACAACGACGTCGGCTTCGGCAATGGCTTGCTGGGTCTGGCGAGCCATCTCCAGCAGCATGCCGGTTTTAGCCACCGGCTCGAAACCGCCCGTATCGACCACGATATAGGGACGGCTGCCAACCCGGCCTTCGCCGTAATGACGGTCGCGAGTCAGGCCAGGGAAGTTGGCCACCAGCGCCGCGCGCGAACGCGTCAGGCGATTGAACAAAGTGGACTTGCCAACGTTGGCTCGACCGACCAAAGCCACAACGGGCTTAAAAGAAACGCTTTTCAATTGATTCCAACCAAGACCAAATTACCATTGCCCGTCTGGACCAGAACCCCACGCGGGGTTCCGACCAAAGGCGACACAATGGCACCACCGCCGACACTGACCCGGCCCAGCAAGGTGCCGTCCAGTCGCGATAGAAAGTGAACATAGCCTTCCTTGTCACCGGCGGCAAGCGCCTGGGGCAAGACGGCCAAAGGAGCCAGACCACGGTTTCGCAATGCCTTTTGCGTCCAGATGGTTTGCCCGTCTGTCAGGGCAAACGCGTCAATCTGATCGCGGCTATTGGCGGCATACAACATCTGATTGTCCGCTGCGATACCGGTACCGGCCGAAAATTCCCTGTCCCACACCAGGCGACCGCCCTGGGACACGTCAAAGCACGCCACCCGACCCTGATAGGTTGCGCCACACAGCAAAGGATCGACCACTTGCGGAGCGCCCACAACGTCGTTAATGCGTTCCAGGTCGGTGGCGCCGCGGGACACGGAAATGCTGCCCTCCCAGACCAGACGACCTTGAGCCGCGTCAATCGCCATCAAGCGACCATTGGGCATGCCGGCCAACAACAGGCCATCAATAATGCGCATTTGCATGCTGGTCTTCAACGACAGTGCCGGCCCTGGACGCTGCAGACTCCAGCGCAGATCGCCTGTGCTGGCATCAAAGGCTTGCAAACGATAATCGCTGGTACGCACCACCACCACGCCGGCCCCGACGGCAGGCGGCACATTCACAGCACTGCTGCTACGGCTGCGCCACAATTCCTTGCCCGAGTCGTCAAATGCAATGACATTACCGTCTACCGAGGCAACTGCCGTCACCACTCCATCCGAGCCAGCACCGGCGGTCAACTTCTTGCCCGCATTGGCCGACCATTGCACACGCCCCGTGTCCAGATCCACTTTACTGACCTGACCGGAGACGGTCGCCGCGTAAACCGAGGAGCCGGCCACCTGTGGCGCAAAGCCCGAATCCGCACCGCTGCCAATCGAGGTGCTCCAGCTGATCTTGGCCGCCACACCCGGGGTGTACTCTGTCAGGGGAGCCGGCTCAAAGCGCGGGTCCTTGCTGGAGAACATGGAGCAGCCAGCCAATGCGGTCAGACTGAGTGCCAAGGCACTGAGACGCAAGGCACGCATGGCAGAAGACGAGGATTTACGAATAGTAGGAAGAGACATGAATTAAGCTCCTGCCAGGGCATCAAGTTTGATCTGTACCAACTGCGAAATGGGGTCTTGCTTGAGCAGCTCGACAGCCTGTTTCCAAGCCTCGCGTGCTGCTTCATTCTGTCCCTGAGCGGCCAAAATATCGCCTTTTCGATCCGCAAACAGACCGGCAAAGCTGACAGGAGGATTGTTCAGCTGAGCCAGGGCCTCGTCATACTCTTTCTGCTCCAGCAAGATACCGGCCAAACGCAGACGGGCCAAAGGCGTCAGAGCGGGGTCGTGGTTGGTCTTGACCATCCACTCCAGCTGCTCACGAGCTGGTGTCAGATTGCCTCGCTGCTGCAAAGCATGGGCAGCCAGCAACACACCTCGAGAGGTGTAGCCGGACTTGGGGAAATCGTTACGCAAGGTCGTGCTAGCGGCCAGAATGCGCGTCTCGGCCTCTTCACCGGTCTGGGTCGTGGCGCTTTCCAGGGCCTCGAAATAGCCCATGGCTTGCCCGGCCTGATGGCCTTGATACCACTGCCAGCCACGCCAGCCTGCTACGGCAGCCAACGCGGCAAACGCCAGCACAATGCACAAGGTGCCCCAGCGGTCCCACCATGCCCGCATGGCATCCAGTTTTTCCTGTTCTTCAAGATCGTAGGCCATGCTCAAATCCTTGCTGACAAAACACTGGCGAGTTCAGAGAAATCAACAGACTGTTGCTGCTGGGCGCCATCCGCAGCACGCAACCATTTCACACTGGCCTGTTCTTTTTGAAGTTCGTCCTCACCCAATATCACGGCGGCCTGTGCACCACTGGCATCGGCCCGCTTGAACTGGGACTTAAAGCCGCTGGAGCCGGCGTGAACAATCACCTGCAGGCCGGCATCACGCAGCTGCTCGGCCAAAAGCGAGGCCTTGCGCTGGGCAGCCTCACCTTGGTGAACCATGTAAACCTGGCACTCAGGGGCCTGCTCCTGCTCACCCTCTTGGGAGCACAAATCCAATAAACGCTCCATGCCAATCGCGAAACCGACGGCGGGCGCAGGCTTGCCGCCCATCAGCTCGATCAGACCGTCGTAGCGTCCCCCGCCGCACACCGTGCCTTGCGCACCCAAGCGATCGGTTACCCACTCGAACACCGTCAGATTGTAGTAATCCAGACCCCGCACCAGACGCGGGTTCAAGGTGTAGCCAATACCGGCATCATCCAGGCGGTCACACACACCCTTGAAGTGGGCGCGGGACTCCTCGCCCAGAAAGTCGAACAGACGCGGAGCCGCATTAGCCATATCCTGCATGGCCGGATTTTTGGTGTCCAAGACCCGCAAGGGATTGGTGTACATGCGCCGCTGGGCTTCCTCGTCCAGCACGTCCTTGTGAGCTTCCAGGTGTTCGATCAGGGCGGCGCGGTGAGCGGCACGCTCTTCAGCCTGCCCCAGGGAGTTGAGCTCCAGACGAATGTCGGTAAGCCCCAGCTTCTTCCACAAACGGGCCAGCATGACGATCAATTCGGCATCCACGTCTGGACCAGGCAAACCAAGCGCTTCCACGTCGATCTGGTGGAACTGACGATAGCGACCACGCTGCGGGCGCTCATGGCGAAACACGGGGCCCATGGCGTAAACGCGATGGGGCCGGTCATACAGAAGGTTGTGCTCAATCGAGGCACGCACCATGCCAGCCGTAAACTCAGGACGCATGGTGAGCTTGTCGCCATTGAGCGAGTCGGTAAAGGAATACATTTCCTTTTCGACAATATCGGTCACTTCGCCAATGCCACGGGCAAACAACTGGGTATGTTCCAGCACGGGAGTACGCATATTGCGATAGCCGTAACTGGCCAGCCATTCCCGCACCAGAGCCTCCAGGGCCTCCCACTGTGCGCTTTCACCCGGTAGGGTGTCTTTCATGCCCGTCAGGGCGCGGAGCTTTTGAAACTGCTGCGTCATAATTCTAATGGTTTGCTCGCCATAGACTGACAAGCGTGTTGATCAAACCGTTGGCGCCCTGCCGTAGCGTCGCTCAACGTAATTCTGGACAATGGTCTGAAATTCTTGAGCGATAGTATCACCCTTCAGGGTCACCACCCGCTCACCATCCACATAGACCGGCGCCGAGGGCACTTCCCCGGTTCCCGGCAAACTGATGCCTATGTCCGCGTGCCGGCTCTCGCCCGGACCATTGACCACACAGCCCATGACCGCGACGTTCATGGTTTCCACGCCGGGGTACTGATCCTTCCAGACAGGCATCTGGTCACGCAAATAACGTTGAATATCGTTGGCCAGTTCCTGGAACACCGTACTGCTGGTGCGACCACAACCCGGGCAGGCCACGACCATAGGCGTGAAGGCGCGCAAGCCCATGGTCTGCAGAATTTCCTGAGCCACCACCACCTCACGGGCACGATCACCGCCCGGCTCAGGCGTCAGGGAAATACGAATGGTGTCACCAATGCCTTGCTGCAACAGCACGGCCAGGGCCGCGGTCGAAGCCACAATTCCCTTGCTGCCCATCCCGGCTTCAGTCAAGCCCAAATGCAGCGCGTAATCGCAGCGTGCCGACAAATCCTGGTAGACCGTAATCAGGTCCTGTACATGGCTGACCTTGCAAGACAGTACGATCCGGTTACCCGACAAGCCCAGCTCCTCAGCACGCTGGGCGTTGCTGATGGCAGAGATGACCAGGGCATCACGCATGACCGCCTGGGCGGTCCAGGGCTGA
This genomic interval from Alcaligenes ammonioxydans contains the following:
- the hisC gene encoding histidinol-phosphate transaminase, with the translated sequence MSRLWSDHVAGLSPYVPGEQVKLDNLLKLNTNEHPYGPSPKALEAIRQAATDNLRLYPSYSAQELRDAVAHNHGVNANNVFLGNGSDEVLAHVFSALFLRGVRPVLLPDITYSFYTTYCSYFGVPADIVPLREDFTLNVQDYVRKRSLPPAGIIFANPNAPTGIPLSLEDIEAILSANPDTTVVVDEAYVDFGGTSSVGLLEKYDNLVVIQTMSKSRALAGLRVGYALASADIIQALERVKDSFNSYPMDTIAQVGAVASLKDTAYFERQCQAVIDAREQLRADLQQLGFEVLPSKANFLMATHPKHSAAGIQQALREHGILVRYFRQPRIEQYLRITVGSPEQCARLCNSLRQILGQSA
- the der gene encoding ribosome biogenesis GTPase Der → MKSVSFKPVVALVGRANVGKSTLFNRLTRSRAALVANFPGLTRDRHYGEGRVGSRPYIVVDTGGFEPVAKTGMLLEMARQTQQAIAEADVVVFLVDAREGVNALDLEIAQLLRKLGQKVLLAVNKAEGMRYEAGGVEFHELGLGQPYLISASHGDGVEELINLALEQVPSPEPDQDGQDDEQFQHRIKLAIVGRPNVGKSTLINTLVGEERVIAFDQPGTTRDAIEIEFERNGVEYTLIDTAGLRKRGKVFEAVEKFSVIKTLQAIEACNVVLLMIDAHTEISDQDASIAGFVVETGRALVVGINKWDGLDEYQREWIKREFDRKLRFLNFAKMHTLSALKGQGINPLLKSVNEAHAAAFSKLSTPKLTRVMQEAVEQQQPPRKGIFRPKLRYAHQGGMNPPIVVIHGNALDAISDSYRRYLESRFREAFKLEGTPLRIEFKSSKNPYLKDA
- the bamB gene encoding outer membrane protein assembly factor BamB, with the translated sequence MSLPTIRKSSSSAMRALRLSALALSLTALAGCSMFSSKDPRFEPAPLTEYTPGVAAKISWSTSIGSGADSGFAPQVAGSSVYAATVSGQVSKVDLDTGRVQWSANAGKKLTAGAGSDGVVTAVASVDGNVIAFDDSGKELWRSRSSSAVNVPPAVGAGVVVVRTSDYRLQAFDASTGDLRWSLQRPGPALSLKTSMQMRIIDGLLLAGMPNGRLMAIDAAQGRLVWEGSISVSRGATDLERINDVVGAPQVVDPLLCGATYQGRVACFDVSQGGRLVWDREFSAGTGIAADNQMLYAANSRDQIDAFALTDGQTIWTQKALRNRGLAPLAVLPQALAAGDKEGYVHFLSRLDGTLLGRVSVGGGAIVSPLVGTPRGVLVQTGNGNLVLVGIN
- a CDS encoding YfgM family protein, with translation MAYDLEEQEKLDAMRAWWDRWGTLCIVLAFAALAAVAGWRGWQWYQGHQAGQAMGYFEALESATTQTGEEAETRILAASTTLRNDFPKSGYTSRGVLLAAHALQQRGNLTPAREQLEWMVKTNHDPALTPLARLRLAGILLEQKEYDEALAQLNNPPVSFAGLFADRKGDILAAQGQNEAAREAWKQAVELLKQDPISQLVQIKLDALAGA
- the hisS gene encoding histidine--tRNA ligase encodes the protein MTQQFQKLRALTGMKDTLPGESAQWEALEALVREWLASYGYRNMRTPVLEHTQLFARGIGEVTDIVEKEMYSFTDSLNGDKLTMRPEFTAGMVRASIEHNLLYDRPHRVYAMGPVFRHERPQRGRYRQFHQIDVEALGLPGPDVDAELIVMLARLWKKLGLTDIRLELNSLGQAEERAAHRAALIEHLEAHKDVLDEEAQRRMYTNPLRVLDTKNPAMQDMANAAPRLFDFLGEESRAHFKGVCDRLDDAGIGYTLNPRLVRGLDYYNLTVFEWVTDRLGAQGTVCGGGRYDGLIELMGGKPAPAVGFAIGMERLLDLCSQEGEQEQAPECQVYMVHQGEAAQRKASLLAEQLRDAGLQVIVHAGSSGFKSQFKRADASGAQAAVILGEDELQKEQASVKWLRAADGAQQQQSVDFSELASVLSARI